The genomic stretch ACTGTTTTCAATATCCTGTAATGATAAAAGTAAGAAATACAGTGCAAATTCATGGTATAATATTCGTGAACATGAGCCGGGATATGCTTATAGAAAAGAGTATGAGATCTTAGCGAAGAATGCGGAAGTAAGTTGGTACACTTATCCTAAAGAGTACAATATTATTCCATTGGTAATGGCAGGATGGGATCAGAGGCCATGGGAGAAACAAGAAAAATCTCTTTATTATGTGAACAGGACACCTCAACTCTTTAAACAACATCTTAAAAATGCGGTGCAATTTGTGAATGAAAGAAGTTGTAAACCTAAAATGATATTGATATATGCATGGAATGAATATGGCGAGGGCGGATATATAGCACCTACTGTAGGAGACCCGAAAGGAAAGTATTTAAAAATGATTAAAGAAGTAATTCGTTAGATTATGAAAATAGCATTTATCAGCACCCGTGGTATCCCAAATAACTATGGAGGTTTTGAACAGTTTGCCGAATATATTTCAGTGGGGTTGGCTGCACGTGGGCATGAGGTTGTGGTATATTCACCTCATTTCCATCCTTATAAAAAAGACACTTATAAAGGAGTACGTATAAAGCACATCTATAGTCCCAAAACTTGGATGGGCAGTTCGGTAGGGAGTTTCTTTTATGATTTTGCGTCATTGAAAGATGCATTGAAAAAAGAGCATTTCGATATCATTTACGAAGCCGGCTATACAAGTATTGTACCTGCTTATATTTGGTTCAATGTGAAGAAGATCAAATATCCCATATTTACGACTAATATGGATGGCTTGGAATATAAGCGTACTAAATTCAACAAATGGGTACAGAAATTCATTTTTTGGGAAGAACGTACTACCGTGAAACATAGTCATTATTTGATTGCCGATAACATGGGAATTCATGATTATTATAAAGAGAAGTATAATAAAGAAAGTAAGTTCTTGGCTTATGGAGCAGATATCCATGAGGATTATGACATATCATTATTGGCTGAGTTTGGTTTGCAACCACGCAAATATTATTTATTAGTGGCACGCTTGGAACCTGAAAATAATATTGAAATGGCTATACAAGGCTTTTTAGCATCTGGCGAAACGGACAAAAAGGAATTTATTATAGTTGGAAAAACGAATACTCCTCATGGCAAGTATTTGGTAGGAAAGTATACAGGCCAACCAGGTATTCGTTTTGTAGGGGGGATTTATGATTTTAAAAAGTTGAATTCAGTCAGATACTATTCGTTTGCTTATTTTCATGGACATAGTGTGGGTGGTACGAATCCTTCTTTGCTGGAGGCAATGGCGTCAAGTTGTTATATATTGGCACATGATAATATCTTTAACAGGGCGGTTTTGAAAGATAACGCACACTATTATGCTTCTTCTCAAGCCGTAACTAAACTACTGAATTCTATCTATGAATTAAATGAATCTTGTCGTAATAAGTTTATTGAAAACAATTTGCAAGAAATTCGGAACGAATACTCATGGGAAAGTTTGATAGATAAACACGAAAAATATTTTTATTGGTTACTTTCTCAGAAACAATAAATTGCTACCTTTGTTCATGATATCATCATGAATAATTA from Phocaeicola dorei encodes the following:
- a CDS encoding DUF1972 domain-containing protein, which codes for MKIAFISTRGIPNNYGGFEQFAEYISVGLAARGHEVVVYSPHFHPYKKDTYKGVRIKHIYSPKTWMGSSVGSFFYDFASLKDALKKEHFDIIYEAGYTSIVPAYIWFNVKKIKYPIFTTNMDGLEYKRTKFNKWVQKFIFWEERTTVKHSHYLIADNMGIHDYYKEKYNKESKFLAYGADIHEDYDISLLAEFGLQPRKYYLLVARLEPENNIEMAIQGFLASGETDKKEFIIVGKTNTPHGKYLVGKYTGQPGIRFVGGIYDFKKLNSVRYYSFAYFHGHSVGGTNPSLLEAMASSCYILAHDNIFNRAVLKDNAHYYASSQAVTKLLNSIYELNESCRNKFIENNLQEIRNEYSWESLIDKHEKYFYWLLSQKQ